In Colwellia sp. M166, a genomic segment contains:
- the add gene encoding adenosine deaminase: protein MTHSHLPLIDLHRHLDGNIRPETIWALAHEHNIVLPETNFQAFIPHVQIQGSESDLLAFLSKLDWGVAVLKNLDDCKRIAFENVEDAFNAGIHYAELRFSPYYMAMKNNLVVADVVAAVVDGVNAACKIYDVKINLIGILSRTFGVEKCQAELDALLTHKQHLIAIDLAGDEYNFPGEMFVEHFKQVRQADLNVTVHAGEAAGPESIWQAINHLHATRIGHGVACHQDEKLMDYMQKHDIVIESCLTSNFQTGTIKDLSQHPIKHFLAKGLLVCLNTDDPGVQGIELKNEYLVARNTLGFTDKDIQQLQENALKAAFLSNSEKTALKQKVLNNS, encoded by the coding sequence TTAGCACATGAACATAACATTGTTTTACCAGAAACTAATTTTCAAGCATTTATCCCTCATGTACAAATTCAAGGCAGTGAAAGCGACTTATTAGCTTTTCTCAGTAAACTTGATTGGGGCGTTGCCGTACTTAAAAATCTAGATGATTGTAAGCGTATAGCTTTTGAAAATGTTGAAGATGCCTTTAACGCCGGTATTCATTATGCCGAATTACGCTTTTCGCCTTATTATATGGCCATGAAGAATAATCTAGTGGTTGCTGATGTTGTTGCCGCTGTTGTCGATGGTGTAAATGCTGCATGTAAAATATATGATGTTAAAATTAATCTAATTGGTATTTTGAGCCGAACTTTTGGCGTTGAAAAGTGCCAAGCTGAGTTAGATGCCCTACTGACTCATAAACAACATTTGATTGCTATTGATTTAGCTGGCGATGAATACAACTTTCCTGGTGAGATGTTTGTCGAACACTTTAAACAAGTTCGACAAGCAGATCTCAATGTTACCGTACATGCCGGTGAAGCTGCTGGTCCTGAAAGTATCTGGCAGGCAATAAACCACTTACACGCGACACGGATTGGCCATGGCGTTGCTTGTCATCAAGATGAGAAGCTAATGGATTATATGCAAAAGCATGATATTGTGATTGAATCTTGTTTAACGTCAAATTTTCAAACCGGCACTATAAAGGACTTATCACAACACCCAATTAAACACTTTTTAGCAAAAGGTTTATTGGTTTGTTTAAATACTGATGATCCTGGCGTACAAGGGATAGAACTAAAAAATGAATACCTTGTAGCGCGCAATACTCTAGGATTTACCGACAAAGATATACAGCAGTTACAAGAAAATGCTTTGAAAGCGGCCTTTTTATCAAACAGTGAAAAAACAGCATTAAAACAGAAAGTATTAAATAACAGCTAG